In Caloenas nicobarica isolate bCalNic1 chromosome 5, bCalNic1.hap1, whole genome shotgun sequence, a single genomic region encodes these proteins:
- the EIF4G2 gene encoding eukaryotic translation initiation factor 4 gamma 2 produces the protein MLHCGDGTVQPNFLPLPPTPTLRPPPCLVVIGKTGGALHGDWRLPEGGGVGCVKGNKVSGAGPVRFRRGGGSALYGGGRGKCRAVAAPAVPPGPGEADKALGKILRCQAAKVESAIAEGGASRFSASSGGGGGRGAPQHYPKTASNSEFLGKTPGQNAQKWIPSRSTRRDDDSANDKERHDAIFRKVRGILNKLTPEKFDKLCLELLNVGVESKLILKGVILLIVDKALEEPKYSSLYAQLCLRLAEDAPNFDGPSAESHPGQKQSTTFRRLLISKLQDEFENRTRNVDIYDKHDGPLLPEEEEQRAIAKIKMLGNIKFIGELGKLDLIHESILHKCIKTLLEKKKRVQLKDMGEDLECLCQIMRTVGPRLDHAKAKSLMDQYFARMRSLMSSKELPARIRFLLQDTVELREHNWVPRKAFLDNGPKTINQIRQDAVKDLGVFIPAPMSQGMRSDFFLEGPFMPPRMKLDRDPLGGLADMFGQMPGSGIGTGPGVIQDRFSPTMGRHRSNQLFNGHGGHLMPSAQAQFGDLGKSFLKSQGQSQLYHNQNQGLLSQQQGQSKDMPPRFSKKGQLNADEISLRPAQSFLMNKNQVPKLQPQITMIPPSAQPPRTQTPPLGQPPQLGLKTNPPLIQEKPAKTTKKPPPSKEELLKQTEAVVTEYLNNGNANDAVNTVREMRAPKHFIPEMLSKVILQSLDRSDEDKEKASTLISLLKQEGIATSDNFMQAFLNVLDQCPKLEVDIPLVKSYLAQFAARAIISELVSISELAQPLESGTHFPLFLLCLQQLAKLQDREWLTELFQQSKVNMQKMLPEIDQNKDRMLEILEGKGLSFLFPLLKLEKELLKQIKSDPSPQAIYKWIKDNISPKLHVDKGFVNILMTSFLQYISSEVNPPSDESDSSSAPSKEQLEQEKQLLLSFKPVMQKFLHDHVDLQVSALYALQVHCYNNNFPKGMLLRFFVHFYDMEIIEEEAFLAWKEDITQEFPGKGKALFQVNQWLTWLETAEEEESEEEAD, from the exons ATGCTGCACTGCGGCGATGGCACAGTTCAACCAAActtcctccctctgcctcccacTCCGACGTTAAGGCCACCCCCTTGCTTGGTTGTGATTGGCAAGACGGGCGGAGCCCTTCACGGCGATTGGCGGCTGCCGGAGGGAGGTGGGGTAGGTTGCGTGAAGGGTAATAAAGTTAGTGGGGCTGGCCCGGTGCGCTTTAGACGCGGCGGCGGGTCGGCTCTCTATGGAGGTGGCAGAGGGAAGTGTCGGGCCgttgctgctcctgctgtg CCGCCGGGACCCGGGGAAGCTGACAAGGCCTTAGGGAAG ATTCTTCGTTGTCAAGCCGCCAAAGTGGAGAGTGCGATTGCAGAAGGGGGTGCTTCTCGTTTCAG TGCTTCTTCAGGCGGAGGAGGTGGTAGGGGTGCACCTCAGCACTATCCCAAGACTGCCAGCAACAG CGAGTTCCTGGGGAAAACCCCAGGGCAAAACGCTCAGAAATGGATTCCTTCACGAAGCACTAGACGAGATGACGACTCCGCAAATGACAAAGAACGACATGATGCAATCTTCAGGAAAGTAAGAGG cataCTAAATAAGCTTACTCCTGAAAAGTTTGACAAGCTATGCCTTGAGCTCCTCAATGTGGGTGTAGAATCTAAGCTCATCCTAAAAGGGGTCATACTGCTG ATTGTAGACAAAGCCCTTGAAGAGCCCAAGTATAGCTCACTGTATGCTCAACTATGTCTGCGACTGGCAGAAGATGCACCCAACTTTGATGGCCCATCAGCAGAGAGTCATCCAGGACAGAAGCAAAGCACA ACATTCAGACGCCTCCTAATATCTAAACTTCAAGATGAATTTGAAAACCGAACCAGAAATGTTGATA tctATGATAAGCATGATGGTCCCCTCCTccctgaggaggaggaacagagAGCCATTGCCAAGATCAAGATGCTGGGGAACATCAAATTCATTGGAGAACTTGGCAAGCTTGATCTTATTCATGAATCTATCCTTCATAAGTGCATCAAAACA CttttggaaaagaagaagagagtCCAACTCAAAGATATGGGGGAGGATTTGGAGTGCCTCTGTCAGATAATGAGGACAGTGGGACCTAGATTAGACCATGCAAAAGCCAAG TCCTTAATGGATCAGTACTTTGCCCGTATGCGCTCCTTGATGTCAAGTAAGGAATTGCCAGCAAGGATTCGTTTCCTGCTGCAG GATACTGTGGAGTTGAGAGAACACAACTGGGTTCCTCGCAAAGCTTTTCTTGACAATGGACCAAAGACTATCAATCAAATCCGTCAAGATGCAGTAAAA GATCTGGGAGTGTTTATTCCTGCTCCTATGTCTCAAGGGATGAGAAGCGACTTCTTTCTGGAGGGACCTTTTATGCCACCCAGGATGAAACTTGACAGGGACCCACTCGGAGGGCTTGCTGATATGTTTGGACAAATGCCAG GTAGCGGAATTGGTACTGGTCCAGGGGTTATTCAGGATAGATTTTCACCCACCATGGGACGTCATCGTTCAAACCAGCTCTTCAATGGCCATGGGGGTCACCTCATGCCTTCTGCGCAAGCCCAGTTTGGAGACCTAGGCAAatcttttctgaaaagtcaG GGGCAAAGCCAGCTCTACCATAACCAGAATCAGGGACTCTTATCCCAGCAACAAGGACAGTCGAAGGATATGCCACCTCGGTTTTCTAAGAAAGGACAGCTTAATGCAGATGAG ATTAGCCTGAGACCTGCTCAGTCTTTTCTAATGAATAAAAACCAAGTGCCAAAGCTTCAGCCCCAGATAACTATGATTCCACCCAGTGCTCAACCACCACGCACTCAGACACCACCTTTGGGACAG CCTCCTCAACTTGGTCttaaaacaaacccaccactTATACAAGAAAAGCCTGCAAAGACCACCAAGAAACCACCTCCTTCTAAAGAAGAGCTACTTAAGCAAACT gAAGCCGTTGTGACTGAATATCTGAACAACGGAAATGCTAATGATGCTGTCAATACTGTGAGAGAAATGAGAGCTCCAAAACACTTCATTCCTGAGATGTTGAGCAAAGTAATCCTTCAATCTCTAGATAGATCAGATgaagacaaagagaaagcaagtaCTTTGATCAGCTTGCTCAAGCAGGAGGGAATAGCCACAAGTGACAACTTCATGCAG GCATTCCTAAATGTATTGGACCAGTGCCCCAAACTGGAGGTGGACATACCATTGGTGAAATCCTACTTAGCGCAGTTTGCAGCCCGTGCCATTATTTCAGAACTGGTGAGCATTTCTGAACTGGCTCAACCACTGGAAAGTGGCACCCATTTCCCGCTCTTCCTGCTTTGCCTTCAGCAGTTAGCTAAGTTACAAGATCGTGAATGGCTGACGGAATTGTTCCAACAAAGCAAAGTGAATATGCAGAAAATGTTACCAG AAATTGACCAGAACAAGGACCGCATGCTGGAGATCTTAGAAGGGAAGGGGCTTAGCTTCTTGTTCCCGCTTCTGAAACTGGAGAAGGAACtgctaaagcaaataaaatcagATCCATCCCCTCAAGCCATCTACAAGTGGATTAAAGATAACATTTCACCCAAACTTCATGTAGATAAGGGATTTGTGAATATATTAATGACCAG TTTCTTGCAGTATATTTCTAGTGAAGTAAACCCACCTAGTGACGAATCGGATTCTTCATCTGCTCCATCTAAAGAGCAGCTCGAGCAGGAAaaacagctgcttctttccttcaagCCGGTAATGCAGAAGTTCCTCCATGACCATGTTGATCTGCAAGTGAGTGCTTTATATGCACTCCAGGTGCACTGCTACAACAATAACTTTCCAAAAG GCATGTTACTGCGCTTCTTTGTTCATTTCTATGACATGGAGATCATTGAAGAAGAAGCCTTCTTGGCATGGAAAGAAGATATTACTCAAGAGTTtccagggaaaggcaaggcttTATTCCAG GTAAACCAATGGCTGACCTGGCTGGAAACTGCTGAAGAAGAAGAATCTGAAGAAGAAGCTGACTAA